In Phragmites australis chromosome 17, lpPhrAust1.1, whole genome shotgun sequence, the following are encoded in one genomic region:
- the LOC133897311 gene encoding MND1-interacting protein 1-like, translated as MGGQPRERGSRASRKGRPVRMGPGPAPPPASDPDPSASAAAGGDDAADELESRLLKLLDNAYAAALARVADLGHTEEAALEAVLRAGHCYGKLGDPVANIVANARAYLSNHDHSGGAGGFADLRRLEEYSLAGLVCLLQSSHPTLTRAEAMWCLLSSDLRLEEAIAIGSSLTRKTLPAAAPAESDDLPPAAASTAQRGYSQYHTATTAATPDTTLFDPDTFTRLAIRQGPAAAAGVISCIKTSGWSRSSGAAPDVQPKESFAKKLSTEELIESVVAELEALDIDKKDPPDANPDPKNQMVRDLIKQTREMEAQLKERREWAQGKAIQAARKLGADLTELRVLRMEHDENQRRKKEKQVMEDDTMKRLTHLENELKKKSGQLDRSNAAVQRLEMENAEIRAEMEAVKLSASETGRQCQSLLKKEKKDSKRLELWERQKAKLKEDIGECRTKITQTEKELAEVNKAIKNMEIKIREDTNAKEENMELLEEERRKQEAAKANADRRLEELHRKKEVESQCYKDDLHRLQDELNRLQKSTGANQSAVQSTNPPGATNRSTARAPKQPIQRPPPASNCPPLQPTQKPSRRRDCVICKKEEACIILLQCAHQVLCVGCNKPREDKGVARCPCCNTKVEERIRVFGASSS; from the exons ATGGGAGGCCAACCCCGCGAGCGCGGGAGCCGCGCGTCCCGTAAGGGCCGCCCCGTCCGCATGGGTCCCGGACCCGCGCCCCCTCCCGCTTCCGATCCCGATCCGTCCGCCTCCGCGGCCGCGGGGGGCGACGACGCGGCGGACGAGCTGGAGTCGCGCCTGCTCAAGCTGCTAGATAATGCCTACGCGGCGGCGCTGGCCCGCGTGGCCGACCTCGGCCACACCGAGGAGGCGGCGCTCGAGGCCGTCCTCCGCGCGGGCCACTGCTACGGCAAGCTCGGCGACCCCGTCGCCAACATCGTCGCCAACGCCCGCGCCTACCTCTCCAACCACGACCACTCCGGCGGGGCTGGCGGCTTCGCCGACCTCCGCCGCCTTGAGGAGTACTCCCTCGCGGGGCTTGTCTGCCTCCTCCAGAGCAGCCACCCCACCCTCACCCGCGCCGAGGCCATGTGGTGTCTCCTCTCCAGCGACCTCCGCCTAGAGGAGGCCATCGCCATAGGCTCCTCCCTCACCCGTAAGACCTTACCCGCTGCCGCCCCTGCCGAGAGTGACGACCTTCCCCCTGCTGCTGCCAGCACCGCACAGCGTGGTTACAGCCAGTACCATACCGCCACGACCGCAGCGACTCCCGACACCACTCTGTTTGACCCTGATACCTTCACGAGACTCGCAATACGCCAGGGTcctgccgcggcggcgggtgTGATCTCCTGCATCAAGACCTCCGGGTGGTCACGGTCCAGTGGTGCTGCCCCGGATGTGCAACCCAAGGAATCCTTTGCCAAGAAGCTCTCCACTGAGGAGCTCATCGAGTCTGTTGTTGCGGAGCTTGAGGCGCTGGACATTGACAAGAAGGATCCACCCGATGCGAACCCTGATCCCAAGAACCAGATGGTGCGTGACCTCATTAAGCAAACAAGAGAGATGGAGGCACAGCTCAAGGAGCGCAGGGAATGGGCTCAGGGGAAGGCGATACAGGCTGCTCGCAAGCTTGGTGCTGATCTCACGGAGTTGCGTGTTCTGCGGATGGAGCATGATGAGAACCAGAGGCGCAAGAAGGAAAAACAGGTGATGGAGGATGATACAATGAAGCGGCTCACTCATCTGGAAAATGAGCTTAAGAAGAAGAGTGGTCAGCTTGACCGCAGTAACGCGGCAGTGCAGAGGCTGGAAATGGAGAATGCAGAGATACGTGCCGAGATGGAAGCTGTGAAGCTGAGTGCATCGGAGACTGGAAGGCAATGCCAGAGTCTGttaaagaaagagaagaaggatAGCAAAAGGCTTGAGCTGTGGGAGCGCCAGAAAGCCAAGCTGAAAGAGGACATTGGTGAATGCAGGACAAAGATTACACAGACGGAGAAGGAGCTTGCTGAGGTCAACAAGGCAATAAAAAACATGGAG ATCAAAATACGAGAAGACACAAAtgccaaagaagaaaacatggAGCTCTTGGAAGAGGAGCGCAGGAAGCAGGAAGCTGCCAAAGCGAACGCTGATCGCCGACTTGAAGAGCTTCATCGCAAGAAAGAAGTTGAATCCCAGTGCTACAAAGATGACCTCCATAGGCTCCAAGATGAACTGAATCGTCTGCAGAAGTCAACAGGCGCAAATCAATCAGCTGTTCAGTCGACAAACCCTCCTGGCGCAACTAATCGAAGCACAGCCAGGGCGCCAAAGCAGCCCATCCAGAGACCACCGCCCGCATCCAACTGTCCGCCGCTGCAGCCAACCCAGAAGCCAAGCCGTCGCCGGGACTGCGTCATCTGCAAGAAAGAGGAGGCGTGCATCATCCTGCTCCAGTGTGCCCATCAGGTCCTGTGCGTCGGCTGCAACAAGCCGCGTGAGGATAAAGGCGTGGCCCGCTGCCCCTGTTGCAACACCAAGGTCGAAGAGAGGATCAGGGTTTTTGGTGCGAGCTCCAGCTGA